GCGATTCGATCTCGTCATCACCGATTTGCGAATGCCCGGCATGAGCGGACTCGATCTGCTCGAACACGTGCATCGCATCAGCCCGACCACGCGCACGGTATTGATCACGGCGTACGGCACACCGCAAATCGAAGCGCGCGCGAAAGAACTCGCCGATGCCTACGTGCCCAAACCGTTCAATATGCAGGGTTTCGTCCGATTGGTGCGCCAAACTTTGGCGATGCCGCTCCCCGAATCGCGCCGGTTGATCGCGTTTTCCGAAACAGGATTACGCGCGGTGCAAGCGCGCATCGAATCATTGCGTTCCGATTTGGGCGCGGCGGGCGCGCTGATGTTCGATCAAGCCGGACAGTCGTTGATCGAAACGGGACGCCACGGCGATCTCGACACGCAAGCATTGCTCGCGGTCATCGGCACCACGATGATCGCGTCGAATCAAGTGATTAGCGCGTTGCAGGACGAGGCATCATTCACCTTACATTTCTTTGAAGGCAAGAATTACGAATTGTACGCCACGCGTTTGAGCGACCAGGTTTTTCTCACGCTGTTGTTCGAGCGTCAAGGGTCCGCGCAAGGCAAAGTGGGAATGATCTGGCTTGCGTTGCGGCGCGCCGTCGTCGAAATTCGCCAGAACTTGAATCAGGCAACGCTTGCCGGCGTCGAACCACTCCCCGCGCCGGCAACCCCTCCACCCAACGTTAGCCCCGCGCCCGAAGCGAGCGCGCCGCCGGCGGAAACACCGCCTGTTGCCGCCCAACCCGGTTCGACGTTATCGTACGAACAAGCGCGCGCGCTCGGCTTGATCAATCTCGACGACCTCGAAGCAAATTGAAATTGCGACGCATGGCTGGTGCGGAACGGCGTCCGTTCCCATTCCAATCTGTTCGTAGATTATTTTTTACGCGTCTTTGCCCCGATTTTGTAGAAGGAGACCGAACGAATGATTGACCCGAAGAATTTTCCCGGTCGCGGTACCGTCGCGATTCTCCGCACGAGTCCCAACACGGTGCTCGAGGATTACGCGCGTTTGATGCAACTCGCGCGTTATCAAGACAATCTGCCGCGCGAGTCGGACACGTTGCTCAAGATCAATATCTCATGGCAAATTTGGTACCCCAGTTGTTCGACGACACCCTGGCAACTGGAAGGCGTCATCAAGCAATTGCTCGCCGACGGTTACGCGCGCGAGAAAATCATCGCGACGCACAACGATACCGTCGTCGTCAACGGACGCGAGGGACAACGCAACAATCGTCACAAGTTCGTACAAGACCGGTACGGTTTGCGGACACTCGAAACTTATCGCGCCGGTGTGGAGTGGGTGCGGTACGAACCCAAGCAACCGCTCCTCGTTCTCGATCGAGTGTATCCGCACGGCGTCCACATCCCGAAACATTTCTACGGTAAAAACGTTTTGCATCTGCCGACGATGAAGACGCACGTGTTCACCAACATCACCGGCGCGATGAAGAATGCGTTCGGCGGCTTGCTCGATCAAAAACGCCATTGGACACACAGCGTCATTCACGAAACACTCGTTGACCTGTTGCAGATTCAACAAGACATCCACCCTGGGATGTTTGTCGTGATGGATGGCACGCTCGCCGGCGAAGGACCTGGTCCGCGCGCGACGCGTTGGCACGTCAAGAACGTCATCCTGGCAAGTTCCGACCCGGTCGCGATGGATGCGACGGCGGCAAAAATGATGGGCGTGGACCCGATGAGTTTGACGTTCATCCGCGCCGCGCATGAACGCGGTTTCGGCGTCGGCGATCCGCGCGAGATAAAGTTCATGGG
This Chloroflexota bacterium DNA region includes the following protein-coding sequences:
- a CDS encoding response regulator produces the protein MSPERILVVEDEVRVSQALCRVLALPEGGGHTVEACESGETALERLQAQRFDLVITDLRMPGMSGLDLLEHVHRISPTTRTVLITAYGTPQIEARAKELADAYVPKPFNMQGFVRLVRQTLAMPLPESRRLIAFSETGLRAVQARIESLRSDLGAAGALMFDQAGQSLIETGRHGDLDTQALLAVIGTTMIASNQVISALQDEASFTLHFFEGKNYELYATRLSDQVFLTLLFERQGSAQGKVGMIWLALRRAVVEIRQNLNQATLAGVEPLPAPATPPPNVSPAPEASAPPAETPPVAAQPGSTLSYEQARALGLINLDDLEAN
- a CDS encoding DUF362 domain-containing protein; translated protein: MIDPKNFPGRGTVAILRTSPNTVLEDYARLMQLARYQDNLPRESDTLLKINISWQIWYPSCSTTPWQLEGVIKQLLADGYAREKIIATHNDTVVVNGREGQRNNRHKFVQDRYGLRTLETYRAGVEWVRYEPKQPLLVLDRVYPHGVHIPKHFYGKNVLHLPTMKTHVFTNITGAMKNAFGGLLDQKRHWTHSVIHETLVDLLQIQQDIHPGMFVVMDGTLAGEGPGPRATRWHVKNVILASSDPVAMDATAAKMMGVDPMSLTFIRAAHERGFGVGDPREIKFMGDVDAADENWRFSAYEDTFASWGQKQIYHGALKPFEHLLLRTPIVPWSFAASNIYHNWYWYPFVGKARMQAALKTEWGRLLQTMYSPDRPINQGYGSRRPFLAASAGAAAFALAFGLGVLMATRRKA